From a single Syngnathus scovelli strain Florida chromosome 2, RoL_Ssco_1.2, whole genome shotgun sequence genomic region:
- the LOC125989270 gene encoding kelch repeat and BTB domain-containing protein 12-like isoform X2 has product MDTLLVATAQAEHGAHLLRQLEKMRTTQELTDVVLVAGGISFACHKAVLSAFSPYFQAMFTCGLKETRGGEVPLRDTSAHSLELLLGYMYRAELYLSNDNIQAVSAAAFLLHVDGAFRHMEARMDASNCVGLYHWARDLGATSLADCAFRYLCQHFTQVCEEEEVLDLDAQSLADLLASDDLNISQEEVVLELVLRWVAKRRGDSQSESQAVELLGRVRLELVDPVFLQKARRRNPVLLRDFECFRMFDTALQNSCQASAPPRQTLRYGMETTNFLICLGDVDKDGVPSRRGGRADLNFCFAPQDRKTHYIPSPLKGSTGFRQISGGAVTRDNTIVVAVEAEDEHRMKRVDLYRYNSAEESIWVELCSAEHRDMYAFGLLGDAVYVIGGQMKVHHHYVITDSVMRWSLRRGGSWISFAPLPLPLACHSTVSLKDRLYVLGGWSPQSHPDEEPDKLNNRVFQFDPGKDRWKECARMKYSRYRFGSAVLNGEIYILGGIGCDGEDLGQSRRSLSSVEIYNPETDTWRLGPTLPTSLLSLRNNTTNAGVVQGKLYLCGYYKGASRHEIITKEVLELDPAENVWAVVERHAAMHDSYDVCVVANLNPRDLITQ; this is encoded by the exons ATGGATACTCTCCTGGTGGCCACCGCTCAGGCTGAGCATGGAGCACATCTTCTTAGGCAACTGGAGAAGATGAGAACTACCCAGGAGCTTACTGACGTGGTTCTAGTTGCTGGCGGCATTTCCTTCGCCTGCCACAAGGCGGTGCTGTCTGCATTTAGCCCATACTTCCAG GCCATGTTTACATGTGGTCTAAAAGAAACAAGGGGAGGCGAAGTACCCCTGAGAGACACTTCAGCTCACAGCTTGGAGCTTCTTCTGGGATACATGTACCGTGCTGAACTCTACCTGTCCAACGACAACATCCAGGCAGTGTCTGCTGCCGCCTTCCTGCTTCATGTCGATGGAGCATTCCG GCACATGGAGGCCAGGATGGACGCTTCCAACTGTGTTGGTCTTTACCACTGGGCCAGAGACTTGGGGGCCACAAGTTTGGCTGACTGTGCTTTTCGATACCTTTGTCAACACTTTACACAG GTTTGTGAAGAAGAGGAAGTTCTGGATTTGGATGCTCAAAGTCTTGCAGATCTGCTGGCATCGGATGACCTGAACATCTCCCAGGAGGAGGTGGTACTGGAGCTGGTGTTGCGTTGGGTGGCGAAGCGGCGAGGGGATTCGCAGAGTGAATCTCAGGCTGTGGAGTTGCTCGGGCGTGTCCGGCTGGAGCTTGTGGATCCCGTGTTCCTGCAAAAAGCGAGGAGGAGAAACCCG GTTTTGCTGCGAGACTTTGAGTGCTTTCGGATGTTTGACACGGCTCTCCAGAACTCATGCCAGGCATCGGCCCCGCCTCGACAAACACTTCGCTACGGGATGGAGACCACCAACTTCCTGATCTGCTTGGGAGACGTGGACAAGGATGGGGTTCCATCCCGGCGTGGGGGCCGTGCTGATCTAAATTTTTGCTTCGCTCCCCAAGACAGAAAGACTCACTACATACCTTCTCCTCTGAAGGGCTCAACGGGGTTTCGTCAGATCTCAGGGGGCGCTGTGACTCGTGACAATACCATAGTGGTCGCCGTGGAGGCAGAAGATGAACATAGAATGAAGAGAGTGGATCTCTACAG gtaCAATTCTGCCGAGGAGTCTATCTGGGTCGAACTTTGTTCGGCGGAACATAGGGACATGTATGCTTTCGGGCTGCTGGGTGACGCAGTCTACGTGATTGGCGGTCAGATGAAAGTGCACCATCATTACGTCATCACAGACAGTGTGATGAGGTGGTCGCTAAGGAGAGGTGGCAGCTGGATCTCTTTCGCCCCGCTGCCTCTTCCTTTAGCTTGCCACAGCACTGTTAGCCTCAAGGATCGTCTTTATGTGCTGGGAGGATGGTCGCCACAG AGCCATCCAGATGAAGAACCAGACAAGCTGAATAACCGAGTGTTTCAGTTTGATCCCGGTAAAGACCGATGGAAAGAATGCGCTAGGATGAAGTACTCCAGGTATCGCTTTGGCTCTGCCGTTCTCAATGGAGAAATCTACATTTTAG GTGGCATTGGATGTGATGGAGAGGACCTCGGCCAATCACGTCGCTCTCTGAGCTCTGTAGAGATTTACAACCCAGAAACAGACACGTGGAGGCTCGGCccgactctgcccacgtccttgCTGTCCCTCCGAAACAACACCACAAATGCAGGAGTAGTGCAAGGGAAGCTGTATCTCTGCGGATACTACAAGGGGGCAA GCCGTCATGAGATCATCACCAAGGAGGTTTTGGAATTGGACCCTGCCGAGAACGTGTGGGCAGTGGTAGAAAGACACGCAGCAATGCACGACAGCTATGATGTCTGCGTGGTGGCTAACCTCAATCCTCGTGACCTCATCACACAATGA
- the LOC125989270 gene encoding kelch repeat and BTB domain-containing protein 12-like isoform X1, whose translation MDTLLVATAQAEHGAHLLRQLEKMRTTQELTDVVLVAGGISFACHKAVLSAFSPYFQAMFTCGLKETRGGEVPLRDTSAHSLELLLGYMYRAELYLSNDNIQAVSAAAFLLHVDGAFRLCQRHMEARMDASNCVGLYHWARDLGATSLADCAFRYLCQHFTQVCEEEEVLDLDAQSLADLLASDDLNISQEEVVLELVLRWVAKRRGDSQSESQAVELLGRVRLELVDPVFLQKARRRNPVLLRDFECFRMFDTALQNSCQASAPPRQTLRYGMETTNFLICLGDVDKDGVPSRRGGRADLNFCFAPQDRKTHYIPSPLKGSTGFRQISGGAVTRDNTIVVAVEAEDEHRMKRVDLYRYNSAEESIWVELCSAEHRDMYAFGLLGDAVYVIGGQMKVHHHYVITDSVMRWSLRRGGSWISFAPLPLPLACHSTVSLKDRLYVLGGWSPQSHPDEEPDKLNNRVFQFDPGKDRWKECARMKYSRYRFGSAVLNGEIYILGGIGCDGEDLGQSRRSLSSVEIYNPETDTWRLGPTLPTSLLSLRNNTTNAGVVQGKLYLCGYYKGASRHEIITKEVLELDPAENVWAVVERHAAMHDSYDVCVVANLNPRDLITQ comes from the exons ATGGATACTCTCCTGGTGGCCACCGCTCAGGCTGAGCATGGAGCACATCTTCTTAGGCAACTGGAGAAGATGAGAACTACCCAGGAGCTTACTGACGTGGTTCTAGTTGCTGGCGGCATTTCCTTCGCCTGCCACAAGGCGGTGCTGTCTGCATTTAGCCCATACTTCCAG GCCATGTTTACATGTGGTCTAAAAGAAACAAGGGGAGGCGAAGTACCCCTGAGAGACACTTCAGCTCACAGCTTGGAGCTTCTTCTGGGATACATGTACCGTGCTGAACTCTACCTGTCCAACGACAACATCCAGGCAGTGTCTGCTGCCGCCTTCCTGCTTCATGTCGATGGAGCATTCCG GTTATGTCAAAGGCACATGGAGGCCAGGATGGACGCTTCCAACTGTGTTGGTCTTTACCACTGGGCCAGAGACTTGGGGGCCACAAGTTTGGCTGACTGTGCTTTTCGATACCTTTGTCAACACTTTACACAG GTTTGTGAAGAAGAGGAAGTTCTGGATTTGGATGCTCAAAGTCTTGCAGATCTGCTGGCATCGGATGACCTGAACATCTCCCAGGAGGAGGTGGTACTGGAGCTGGTGTTGCGTTGGGTGGCGAAGCGGCGAGGGGATTCGCAGAGTGAATCTCAGGCTGTGGAGTTGCTCGGGCGTGTCCGGCTGGAGCTTGTGGATCCCGTGTTCCTGCAAAAAGCGAGGAGGAGAAACCCG GTTTTGCTGCGAGACTTTGAGTGCTTTCGGATGTTTGACACGGCTCTCCAGAACTCATGCCAGGCATCGGCCCCGCCTCGACAAACACTTCGCTACGGGATGGAGACCACCAACTTCCTGATCTGCTTGGGAGACGTGGACAAGGATGGGGTTCCATCCCGGCGTGGGGGCCGTGCTGATCTAAATTTTTGCTTCGCTCCCCAAGACAGAAAGACTCACTACATACCTTCTCCTCTGAAGGGCTCAACGGGGTTTCGTCAGATCTCAGGGGGCGCTGTGACTCGTGACAATACCATAGTGGTCGCCGTGGAGGCAGAAGATGAACATAGAATGAAGAGAGTGGATCTCTACAG gtaCAATTCTGCCGAGGAGTCTATCTGGGTCGAACTTTGTTCGGCGGAACATAGGGACATGTATGCTTTCGGGCTGCTGGGTGACGCAGTCTACGTGATTGGCGGTCAGATGAAAGTGCACCATCATTACGTCATCACAGACAGTGTGATGAGGTGGTCGCTAAGGAGAGGTGGCAGCTGGATCTCTTTCGCCCCGCTGCCTCTTCCTTTAGCTTGCCACAGCACTGTTAGCCTCAAGGATCGTCTTTATGTGCTGGGAGGATGGTCGCCACAG AGCCATCCAGATGAAGAACCAGACAAGCTGAATAACCGAGTGTTTCAGTTTGATCCCGGTAAAGACCGATGGAAAGAATGCGCTAGGATGAAGTACTCCAGGTATCGCTTTGGCTCTGCCGTTCTCAATGGAGAAATCTACATTTTAG GTGGCATTGGATGTGATGGAGAGGACCTCGGCCAATCACGTCGCTCTCTGAGCTCTGTAGAGATTTACAACCCAGAAACAGACACGTGGAGGCTCGGCccgactctgcccacgtccttgCTGTCCCTCCGAAACAACACCACAAATGCAGGAGTAGTGCAAGGGAAGCTGTATCTCTGCGGATACTACAAGGGGGCAA GCCGTCATGAGATCATCACCAAGGAGGTTTTGGAATTGGACCCTGCCGAGAACGTGTGGGCAGTGGTAGAAAGACACGCAGCAATGCACGACAGCTATGATGTCTGCGTGGTGGCTAACCTCAATCCTCGTGACCTCATCACACAATGA
- the LOC125989269 gene encoding NUAK family SNF1-like kinase 1, translating to MGRRDGDSRGAMNTGERSELGYPQDSRRRLGGRAGVCGLESDADVDAAGRPVMEVKKHQHKHNLKHRYELMETLGKGTYGKVKKAVDRASLQTVAIKTIRKERITDDLDKIHIQREIEITSSLQHSYIIRFLEVFESRDKIVIVMEYASKGELYDYILGKGKLAETEARSIFRQITSAVHYCHKNGVVHRDLKLENILLDQDLNVKLADFGLSNQYQRGTLLQTFCGSPLYAAPEIVSGLPYQGPEVDCWALGVLLYALVYSSMPFDGVSHSILKEQICHGRYRRPNPPSDACALIDWLLTVRVDERATIEDVANHWWVNWGYEESVCDCASSAHPDCPSPLLARYIDWQNRVSGNLAADPHHQRYFSLPLRAERGGRTRGGTSNVRKSRKENAIPQTTQGACGGAATSGSASSGERKKPKSILKHQRSFDSVLHSPSKESPHSGSVDPHLYQKHALGHIDAEVLSTSLSSPSTFRQPSSKMPKKGILKNLNEGETGYVSSSRGRESRPGVQEDDSENSRLKKQHTFVPAAEDSPTMRTEAVRRRKGILKRNGKFSRSLDLPEEQCSPPLFPDTLQQFLRVKMGADGHQSRPSSVVSEDSLFSSDSFDLLDFSTQSRREVFCQGVQNSTCNSEEDLRDGAGESEASETKW from the exons ATGGGCAGACGTGATGGCGACAGCAGAGGCGCGATGAACACCGGCGAGCGCTCGGAGCTCGGCTACCCGCAGGACTCCCGTCGCAGGCTTGGCGGACGCGCAGGCGTGTGCGGCTTGGAATCGGACGCAGACGTGGATGCGGCGGGCCGGCCGGTGATGGAGGTGAAGAAGCACCAGCACAAACATAACTTGAAACACCGCTACGAGCTGATGGAGACGCTGGGGAAGGGCACCTACGGCAAAGTGAAGAAGGCGGTGGACAGGGCAAGCCTCCAAACG GTGGCCATCAAGACAATCCGTAAGGAGCGCATCACAGACGACCTTGACAAAATTCACATCCAGAGGGAGATTGAGATTACCTCCTCGCTCCAGCACTCCTACATCATACGCTTCCTCGAGG TGTTCGAGAGCCGCGATAAAATTGTGATCGTGATGGAGTACGCCAGCAAAGGCGAGCTATACGATTACATCCTGGGCAAGGGGAAACTTGCGGAAACAGAAGCCCGGAGCATCTTCCGGCAAATCACATCGGCTGTCCACTACTGCCACAAG AACGGTGTTGTGCATCGAGACCTTAAGCTGGAGAACATCCTTTTGGATCAAGATCTGAATGTGAAG CTGGCCGACTTTGGCCTTTCCAATCAGTACCAAAGAGGCACTCTGCTGCAGACCTTCTGTGGAAGTCCGCTCTATGCCGCCCCAGAAATAGTGAGTGGGCTGCCCTACCAGGGACCAGAG GTGGACTGCTGGGCGCTGGGTGTGCTTTTGTACGCACTGGTGTACAGCAGTATGCCATTTGATGGAGTCAGTCACTCCATCCTCAAAGAGCAGATATGCCACGGTCGCTATCGAAGACCCAACCCCCCCTCAG ACGCCTGCGCTCTTATCGACTGGCTGTTGACGGTGCGTGTGGACGAGAGGGCCACGATCGAGGACGTAGCCAACCACTGGTGGGTGAACTGGGGATACGAGGAGAGCGTGTGCGATTGCGCTTCATCAGCCCACCCGGACTGTCCCTCCCCCCTCCTGGCTCGCTACATTGACTGGCAGAATCGGGTTTCCGGCAATCTGGCTGCTGATCCCCATCATCAGCGTTACTTCAGCTTGCCTCTCCGGGCTGAGCGAGGAGGAAGAACGCGAGGAGGAACGTCCAACGTCCGAAAGTCTCGCAAGGAGAACGCTATTCCGCAGACTACACAAGGAGCCTGTGGTGGTGCTGCAACTTCTGGCTCCGCCTCCTccggagaaagaaagaaacccaAAAGTATTCTGAAACACCAGAGGAGCTTTGACTCTGTTTTGCACAGCCCTTCCAAAGAAAGTCCCCACTCGGGTTCCGTTGATCCCCATCTTTATCAAAAACATGCACTTGGTCACATTGATGCTGAAGTCCTATCCACCAGTCTGTCATCTCCCAGTACATTCAGACAGCCCTCCTCTAAAATGCCCAAAAAGGGGATACTTAAAAACCTTAATGAAGGGGAGACAGGTTATGTCTCCTCATcacgtggaagagagtccagaccAGGCGTCCAAGAGGATGATTCTGAAAACTCCCGCTTGAAAAAACAGCACACGTTTGTCCCAGCAGCAGAGGACAGTCCAACCATGCGCACAGAGGCGGTGAGAAGACGAAAGGGCATTCTCAAACGGAACGGCAAGTTCTCACGCAGTCTGGACCTTCCGGAGGAACAGTGCTCACCGCCGCTATTTCCAGACACTCTCCAACAGTTCCTCCGGGTCAAAATGGGGGCCGATGGACACCAAAGCCGCCCCTCAAGCGTGGTGAGCGAGGACAGCCTTTTCTCGAGCGACTCCTTCGACCTACTGGACTTCAGCACACAATCGCGCCGTGAGGTTTTTTGCCAGGGGGTGCAGAACAGCACATGTAACTCAGAGGAGGATCTGAGAGATGGAGCAGGTGAAAGTGAAGCAAGTGAGACCAAGTGGTGA
- the cfap20 gene encoding cilia- and flagella-associated protein 20 → MFKNTFQSGFLSILYSIGSKPLQIWDKKVRNGHIKRITDNDIHSLVLEVEGTNVSTTYITCPADPKKTLGIKLPFLVMIIKNLKKYFTFEVQVLDDKNVRRRFRASNYQSTTRVKPFICTMPMRLDDGWNQIQFNLSDFTRRAYGTNYIETLRVQIHANCRIRRVYFSDRLYSEDELPAEFKLYVPVQSQKAKQ, encoded by the exons ATGTTCAAAAACACGTTCCAAAGTGGATTTCTTTCTATTCTATATAGTATCGGTAGCAAACCGCTTCAGATATGGGATAAGAAG GTACGGAATGGTCACATCAAGAGAATTACAGATAACGACATTCATTCACTGGTGTTGGAGGTCGAAGGTACAAACGTCAG TACTACCTATATCACCTGTCCAGCTGACCCAAAGAAGACACTGGGTATCAAGTTGCCTTTTCTTGTAATGATCATCAAaaacttaaagaaatatttcacCTTCGAAGTTCAG GTGTTAGATGATAAAAATGTTCGACGGCGGTTTAGAGCGAGTAACTACCAGAGCACGACGCGAGTGAAGCCGTTCATCTGCACCATGCCAATGAGACTTGATGATGGCTGGAACCAGATTCAGTTCAATCTCTCAGACTTCACCAGAAGAGCCTACGGAACCAACTATATTGAGACGTTGCGTGTGCAG ATTCATGCTAACTGTCGTATCAGGAGGGTATATTTCTCAGACAGGCTCTACTCTGAGGATGAGCTCCCGGCCGAGTTCAAACTCTACGTCCCTGTCCAGAGCCAGAAGGCCAAG CAGTAG